From Geomonas agri, one genomic window encodes:
- a CDS encoding C13 family peptidase, which produces MTPNDPTEPPAETAPDAAVEAKQCSAQDGAPAQPVTLRSVLSRLGADLYGGLRGACLLASGFEKLDSTPVNLVLLVCADLVLNLLVSLLLVGRGGSFSLSSLPYFLFHLPLFLLFPVAARYLVHRPLAISCIAAALVAFSIPIEVCHGILEWLAQWRPFEWLSDYLAAPHYYRFFGWWCAASLVFLLRLDGCLGVGRRLRLVLLFLVLVAVPLYYYQRGDLWVSNEGGNESGELSLTDEVLTAQSHLLDDQLAALQPGRPGHSDLYFVGFAGDASQDVFLKELSVTRQLFDTRFGTAGRSVLLVNNPQSATALPFATAANLERALVRVGEVMNRDEDVLFLYLSSHGSRDQELEVSNPPLELKQVTPESLRRMLQKSGIKYKVVVVSACFSGGFIQPLQDNGSLVITAADATHESFGCGFGENFTWFGEAFVGDALRGTYSFTDAFEKSRDTIRKWETEKDETPSNPQIWAGKEIWPVLKRLQKELEQRGAK; this is translated from the coding sequence ATGACACCGAATGACCCCACTGAACCACCGGCCGAAACTGCACCCGATGCTGCCGTGGAAGCGAAGCAGTGCAGCGCGCAAGACGGCGCACCTGCCCAACCGGTGACTTTACGGAGCGTCCTGTCCCGGCTGGGGGCGGACCTGTACGGCGGCTTGCGCGGCGCATGTCTTCTGGCCTCGGGGTTCGAAAAGCTCGATAGCACGCCGGTTAACCTGGTGCTGCTGGTCTGCGCCGACCTGGTGCTTAACCTGCTGGTCTCCTTGCTGCTGGTGGGGCGAGGTGGGAGCTTCTCGTTATCCTCGTTGCCGTACTTTCTGTTCCACCTGCCGCTTTTCCTGCTCTTTCCGGTAGCCGCGCGGTACCTGGTGCATCGTCCCCTCGCTATCTCCTGCATTGCCGCGGCGCTGGTCGCCTTCAGCATCCCCATCGAAGTCTGCCACGGTATCCTGGAGTGGCTCGCCCAGTGGCGCCCCTTCGAATGGCTCTCCGATTACCTCGCCGCACCGCACTACTACCGCTTCTTCGGCTGGTGGTGCGCAGCCTCCCTGGTCTTTCTGCTGCGCCTGGACGGGTGCCTCGGGGTAGGGCGTCGCCTCCGGTTGGTGCTCCTGTTCCTGGTGCTGGTGGCGGTGCCGCTTTATTACTACCAGCGCGGCGATCTTTGGGTAAGCAACGAAGGGGGCAACGAGAGCGGGGAGTTATCGCTCACCGACGAGGTACTCACGGCCCAGAGCCATCTCCTCGACGACCAACTCGCCGCCCTGCAGCCGGGGCGTCCCGGCCACAGCGATCTCTATTTCGTAGGCTTTGCCGGGGACGCTTCGCAGGACGTCTTCCTCAAAGAACTCAGCGTGACCCGACAGCTCTTCGACACCCGCTTCGGGACGGCGGGGCGGTCGGTGCTGCTGGTTAACAACCCGCAGAGTGCCACCGCGCTCCCCTTCGCCACTGCCGCCAACCTGGAGCGTGCCCTGGTCCGGGTGGGCGAGGTGATGAACCGCGACGAGGACGTCCTCTTTCTCTACTTAAGTTCGCACGGCTCCCGTGACCAGGAACTGGAGGTGAGCAATCCTCCCCTGGAGCTGAAGCAGGTGACGCCGGAGTCCCTGCGGCGCATGCTGCAAAAGTCCGGCATCAAGTACAAGGTCGTGGTGGTGTCGGCTTGCTTCTCGGGCGGATTCATCCAGCCGCTGCAGGATAACGGTAGCCTGGTGATCACGGCGGCCGACGCGACCCACGAGTCCTTCGGCTGCGGTTTCGGTGAGAACTTTACCTGGTTCGGGGAGGCATTCGTCGGCGACGCGTTGCGCGGCACCTACAGTTTTACCGATGCCTTCGAAAAGAGCCGCGACACCATCAGGAAGTGGGAAACCGAGAAGGATGAGACCCCGTCCAACCCGCAGATCTGGGCCGGGAAAGAGATTTGGCCGGTGCTGAAGAGGCTGCAAAAAGAACTGGAACAGCGGGGAGCAAAGTAG